From the Fusarium oxysporum Fo47 chromosome X, complete sequence genome, the window AAAATGTGCGCAATTGGTTTCTGTTAAGCAAAAGACCAAAAAGATAAGCGAAACGCAAAAAGAATCGACAACGGCAGGATTCGAACCTACGCGTGCGAACACAATGCCTATGATGTCTCAGAAGAGATAGCAGGGCATCGCCTTAACCACTCGGCCACGTTGTCTTGGAGACGATCTCCAAGTTCGGATCTATATACGCAGCAGGGGCATTACGTTGACAATGGAGTTTACCCGTGGGTCAATTTTTCGTGCTGAACAATCTTGCAAATATCGAGGTCAGTAAAATAGAGGTCAATTGGGTTCGTTGACCAGTTGAAGAGTCGAAACCCATGGTTTACCGCTGAAGGCGGGCGACAAGCTTTGGCTCTGTGGCAAAAGGGCAAGCGCTGGAATGGTGCCAATTCACACGTAAGAGAGACAGAATGGATGACTGGGCAAAATGACAAGCAGATAGTGAAATTATTCTGCAGCAACCAAAATGCCAGGATTGAGAAAATGAACTTATAGCCAGGCATTGAACAAATCCAAGTCTCGTGCGAGGGACAAAACTCTGATGTTGTCCATGAACCATAATTGCCAATTACAGGGTAGCCACGCAAATGGTGGAAGCGAAAAAATTTCTTTAGGTCCAAGCTTATCAGATAAGCCCGAAGTGGCGTGTCAAGTGAAGTTTATCTGTTAGTATAAAACATCTATACCAAATTTCATATAAACTCAAGATCACCGCATTGCAGGTCACAATGCCACCAAAAAGACATCAATTGATTTAAGCGCTGTGAAAAAATAAGAATGCCTGTATTCACAGGCGGCTGGAACTCTCCCGCCGGGAATTGAACCCGGGTCTCAAGCGTGACAAGCTTGCATACTGACCACTATACTACGGAAGATGATGACTGTGAGCAGTCACTGTAGCGGAGTTCGATGTCACGGTGAGTTGCAAATATGCTTATGAGGGCTAAAGGGGGCGGGTCTTGTTTACTGTGGACATCTTCGACGCCTCTGATGAACTTTGTTTTGTTTGCCAAGCCTCAAGTGCGGGCTGCATTTCTGCTGTATTAACACTCGTGGGCACGCTGGAAGAAATGACTCGATGTTAACCAGCAACGCGTCATGCAGCTGGGTTGTCAGCAGGTTGAATAGATGCCGGTGAGCTTTGGACCACGGAATATTATGGTTGATTGCCGTGTTTTGTCTACATTGTTCTCATCGGGCCATAAGATTACAAAGTTGGCCAGCCTTCGAATTGATGTAACTCTGTGGGGTTTCGCTGTTTCAGACAGCTGCAGCTTGACGTGAGCTCACATCTCAGCTCACTGTTGTAAACCTTCACGATTCATTCAGCCATTGCTTATTGTTGCACAAGGCTATGCCCTCAAGACCCAAAATAGCGACCAATATTGGAAATTTTGTACGTGTTATGCATGACGCAGCCCTTCCCCGACCGCCTAATTATTGAGAGGTCTCTATTTTTGGGCCTCTTGGTGCGCTGTTACTGCATCGTACGCATAAACACAAAAACCTCCGCCACTGATTTACGATTCGCTGTAGTTGCACCTGATCCCTGCTTGTGCCACGAATCAGCAGCACTGATCAACAGGACCAATTCTTGGCTCTTTGGGAATGAGATGCACGGTTGATCATCATCTCGGAGGTTGGGATTTGTGATTCATAAATATGCTTAATTCTTCCCACCGGTTCTGAGCTCTAGTCTTCATTCCAGAGCCACATCAACTCTACCTCGAATACCTGCAAAATGTCTTTCCTCGCCAACACATTCACTGCGCTGACTTGCCTTTTGGCTGTCGCTGGTGCTGTACCTACAGCGCTACCCCGCGCAAGTGGCAACTGCCCCTCCACTGGAAAAACAACCCGCCAGGAGCCATCAGCCCTGTACAGCGTATTCCCCGGCTCTCCCGACGTCGCGAAAAAGTCCGTCGGCTTCAACGTCGCCACGTACAACAACGCATCTCAGATCGAGCAGCTCCTCGTCTTCACAGGCATTCCTGCCGAGGCTAAGAAGTGCACTCTTGGCTGGGCGCAGGGTGAGCAGCCTGAGCGTCTCTTCATCGTTAAGGGTGGAGATGCTTTGACCGAGTTCAAGCAGCTTTCGGGCTTCCCTGGCAAGGCCGTTACGTATAACACCGCGAAGGAGTTTGACACTGCTGGGGAGTCTGTCGGCGCTGCTGATTTCACCAACTGGGATGACTTGCCTGCGCAGACCCATATTGTTGGTAACATTGATTGCAAGAGCACCGTCTACCTCAAGGCTGGGCTGCGAAACCCCAACGGCAACACAAAGGTGTTCCTTGAGCAGAGCGACAAGAATGGGGTGTACATCGAGTACAGCTGCTAAACGGCTCATTGGATTGGCACTAGATTGGAGACATTACGAAAATTTCACTTCTCAATAATACTGTTAGGGATACGGGGTTTTATCTGCATGGAAACTGGACTACGGGCATTTGGCAGGGAGAGATTAGACGACGGCTCACTGAAGCTTATGACATGTTACGACACACAAACTCGACTAGATAGACTTAATCAATTGGAAAGAttcaaacatcaacaaaatTTTACTTTTCCACTCACTCGTGGGTCCGTAACGACCGCCCGTTGACAGGAACATGGTCAGCGTGTCGCTCGAGGCGTAACAGCAGCACGCGCTGGTCTACCAGTGATCAACGTCAAGGCGCTCCAAAACAGCTCTTATCCAATGGCAATCTAAGATATCGCATCATTGACTGAGCCGCGACATGGTTGGGTTGTCGCTTCATCAAAAGCTTCCAGCAAGTGTACTGTAGCTCTGGTTCACAGGGCCAAGAACCCATTGTCCAGTTTTGGAGTGGCACGGATTGTGGCCAAGCCCGTCGCATCAGACAAGACTTCAGTTAACGTTTCTGGACCATTTCCATTCAACATGTATCGATTGGATGAACCAAACCACCAACTTGAGTGTCAAAGCTTGTATTTTACTAAGTTCTGtgtggtgatataagctctcagccacagatCTCCACTGCAATAAACACATCTGGTTTGTATTTTACCTCACTTTACTTTTGCTCTATTATCAGCGGGGGCGGAATTGACCAATATCATATCTACTACGTAGCTGATTGCTGGCCATAAGGTTAAACTTTAGCCTGCAAACACAGATAATGAGGAGACggtgttttttttttttttcacaAATAAGTTTCTGCCCAAAAAGATCATACGATGTTTCAATTGAGTCAGTAAAAAGTAAGCGTTACCCCATCGGGCTCTGAGGCAACATTCACGCACCCGGAATTATCGACATTGCAACACTGCCAAACTCTCACCTCCAATTCTGACTAGATATTGGACCCTCGAGCTCCTCCATCGTAAGTTATTCCCTATTGCCAGTGGCAGCCATTGGCGAAATCTCAATTTACAACCTCCTTTTACCCCCGGCTAAACCCAGACGGTCTAGACGGGCGGGATCATCTTGGCTATTTCCGAGATTGCCAAGAGACCAGCGGTGGACCAAAAAGGGATAGAACCGAGATACTTTCTCCACTGATTTTGTTACCTGGAAGGTTGCCATTGGTTGTTCTATCTCAGATTTAGGGGTAACTTTTCTGTTTCTCGCGATTTTAACTCAGGGTCTTGCAAGAACATCCATCAGCTGAGGACCCTGGATTTCGATTGAAGCTTTAGTCCCCTATCTGATACGCTACCTTTTACTCTCAACTCTGCTACTTTGTAGCAGCACACCACGATATCCTCTGTTTCGGCCATTTGCCACACAGTCAACATGGAGGAGACTATCGTCTTCCATCCTCAGCTGACAAAAGCTGATGCGCTGATCCTCGAAGGTCTCCGCCAAGACATAAAGGATTCATCATCTAGCAATGCCGAGAcgtcaacctcaacaccCACCGGTTCGTATCACCTCATGCCTATCTAATATCCAGCTAATTAACAGCTCAGTAGCCCGCGATGAAGAACTGCTTCGTCATCTCCAAGCAATGAACGATCCCAAAGATGCGCACTTTGAACCAAGCGTCACGACCAATTGGGACATTGATCAAATCAAGCTACCACTATTCCTGGAGAAGACCGTGCTGAGACCTTATATTCGCCTGGCGCGGTCTGTTGTGAGGGTTGAGACTGATGTCATCATGCTTACGCATCTGCTTCTTTACTTCTCAACCACGATTCCCAGTGCCATCTTTTTGTTCACGAATTTCACGTGGATTCATGGTATTCTTCACTTTGTTATGCAGTTCTCTTACATGGGAGCGTATACTTTGCTGATGCATCAGCATATTCACATGAGAGGTGTTTTGGACAAGAAATTTGCCATCTTTGATCATCTGTTTCCATATATCCTTGATCCTTTGATGGGACATACTTGGAACTCTTACTTCTATCACCACGTCAAGCATCATCACGTTGAGGGCAATGGACCCAACGATCTGTCATCAACTATCCGATACCAGCGAGACAGCCTTCTTCACTTCCTTCACTACGTCGGCCgattcttcttcctcgtctgGGCCGATCTTCCCATCTACTTCATCCGAAATGGCAAGGCCATGACTGGCTTGAAGGCTGGATTCTGGGAGTTTTCCAACTATGCTTTCCTTATCACCATGTTCAGCCTACATAGAAACGCCACCATCTGCGTCTTTCTTATGccgctgcttcttcttcgtcttgggCTGATGGCGGGTAACTGGGGTCAGCATGCTTtcgttgacgatgttgatcCCGACTCTGATTACCGATCGAGTATCACACTGATTGACGTTGCTGTAAGTTCGACCTCACATATTTTACGAGTAAATGTATACTGACTATGAATAGAGCAATCGGTTCTGCTACAACGATGGTTATCATACCTCTCACCATCTCAACCCTCTTCGTCACTGGCGCGAGCATCCTGTTTCTTTCCAGAAGACAAAACACACCTATGCATCACAGCACGCCCTTGTCTTCCACGACATCGACTACATGATGGTCACCGTtcgattgatgatgaaggattACAAGACCCTGGCCAGGTGCTTGGTACCTATGGGAGAGCAGATCGCTATGTCGTTGGATGAGCGTGCTGCTATGTTGGAGACGAAGACTCGTCGCTTCACAGAGGAAGAGATCCAGAAAAAGTTCAAGAAACAGTGATGTCAGTGGAAGGACGTCGAATTTTGAGCATTTTGAAGGCGAATGGGCATGCGTTGTTGATAGAGCGCTGCATTCAACGGAGTTGGCGGTTACATTTGACAAGTCGATGGATTAAAAGTATTATCGTTAGTTGAGATACAACAGGCAAAATATGACCCCTTCCGGCATTAGAGATTATTTGTCTATTAATCAGAGGACATCTAATTCAGATCTCGGATCACAGATGTTCGGCCACGGGCTCACAGGCATTGAGGAATGTCCCGTATCTCCTAGTCACCGAGACTGCCTGCATGCAGCAGCATTTCTTGATATTCTATTCATTGTAAGAAGTGAGTCTAAAGTTTTACACGAGTCATTGTCAATACTGGATATATAATTGATGTCGTCAAGATTGCTCAACAGGACGTCATAAGACCATCATAGACTGTCTTCAAATTTGCCCACCAACTTCTCTAACATTACCCCTAAGTGTAAAATTTTCTTTTCGCATGTGTGACTTTACCCGCATGGTGTCTCTGATCTGCCTATCGAAGCTACGAATAAGGTTTTCAGATCCAACTTGTCGATCAACCTCAAACAAAACGCCAATATGGCAACATTGAATTACGTGAAACGAAGCTCAGAAACCATCACAGACATCGCCAAAGATGTAATACGACTTctaaaagaagagaaagaaactGTCGGTGTCGCCGAGTCCTTAACAGGCGGGAGTATCATGGCCGCCCTAACAGCAGTCGAAGGCGCAAGTTCTGTCTGTCGCGGCGGCATAGTTTCCTACAGCATTGGCATAAAAGTCAACATACTCGGAGTTAGTCAATCTATCATCACGAAACACGGCGCTATCAACGGGGAAGTCGTGGAACAAATGGCTGCTGGCGCTCGCAGCATCACAACGCTCGATACGCCAACGACGTGGGGACTCAGTACTACGGGTGTGGCAGGACCCGGTACTGAGGAAGGAAAAGCACCTGGGACGGTGTTTATTGGAATCTCGAGGGCCGGTCAGGATAGGGCCTTTGGGCCGTTTTACTTTCCGGGGGATCGAGATGCTGTCAGGAAAGCTACCATTACGAAGGCGCTGGAGCAGTTGAGAGAACTTCTACGTGACCGAGATCACATGGATGAGCGACCATGAAAATCAGCAGGAAAGTCATAGGTCATGAAAGAGCGCAACTCAGCTGGCTTGGTCACGGCAGGGAGCCAAACTTCATATCGCCACTCACCCGCAGAGAATTTCTGACAAGCCAAAACTTCTGAGAACTCAATAGCTCCAGAAGAAGTGAGAGCATGGCCGAATCTCTTCTCTGATATCCAGATACGCCGTTTCTGTTGTTTCGTTTGCTGTCCCGGACGCATTGGAAGCATTGATCATCAACCAACTGGTCTTCAGGTGGACAATCAGCCCGCTACCATGCCTTAGAAAGGTCTGGATCGTAGTTCATAGAAAGGATCTACTGGGGCTACCGTATTCAATTGTTCACCTGGCTTTTTGGTAGCTTGACTAGTAGTAAGCTGACTACCGGACTTTGGACAACGCAAATTGTCCGGCGCTTATAGAATGGACTTAGAAGGACTTAACTTATAGAATATTTGTCATTATAAATcactattaataataaaccaTAGGTTTAAACCGATTTAATTCTAAGCGATCCGTCTTTACCTGTTCTTCAGTGCTTGATCAACATGCGGAGCGGATATAAGCGCCGATGATACTTGGTTTTATCGGAGTTAAAGACCTTGGAGCTCATAGTGCAAGTCGTGATTATTAAGAATGGTGAATTATTCGATTAGGAGATTCTATATGCCAAATTTACTTGTTGATGCGGGTCGTGTATATAAGATATCGTGTCAACTGTTTACACCGTTGTCAACGCATCGCTGACAGCCACGTAACAAGACCATCATGCATCTCAACTTTCTCGCCCTAGTATCGCTGCCACTTCTGGCGAGCGCATGGACAGCCAGCAAATATGGAGACAACTCATTGAGTTTCAATACAAGCTCTGGTATCTTTGCACCATTCTTTGAACCATCTTACCCAGACGTTGCCGCATTTCTTGATATCCCATTCGCAGAGACTCCGGTCGGAGATCTCAGATTCGCGCCACCTCTTGCAAAGAAATATCCTGGAGATAAAGTCATTCAAGCAACAAAACTCCCACGGGGATGTATTCAATACGTGCCTCTGTTGCTCAGAGGTACTGTTGCTGATAGCCTCGTTTCTGCTGCCAATTTCCAGCGGGGAGACTACGCGAATACCACTGAAGATTGTTTGAGACTCTCTTTGTTCATCCCCAAGAACTCTATCGCCGAAAAGAAAGGCGCGAAAGATGGACGGTTGCCTGTCGTGATCTGGATTCACGGAGGTGGCTATATGATTGGGGGCACCAACGTCCCGTATCAACTTGCCCAACCCTGGGTTCAGCGAAGTCAGAAGCACATCGTTGTACAGACCCAGTATCGACTCAATATCTTCGGATTACCGAATGCTGCGGGATTagcaaaagaaggaaagaacTTGAACCTGGCGCTGCTTGACCAACGTCTCGCTGTCAAATGGGTACGAGATAATATTGCTCGATTCGGCGGCGATCCCAACCGCATCACGCTCTGGGGTGAAAGCGCAGGCGCATATGCTACGGATGGCTATCTGTTTGCATGGCCTCGCAACCCGATTGTCAAGGGTGTCATAGCCGATTCTGGGAACGCCTTGGCGATTGAGGGAAGTCTGGGGGATGCCAGAAACCACAGTACCTTTTCCATCGCCGCGAAGCACCTGGGATGCGGCGACTTATCGCCTGAAAAGGAGCTCCAGTGCATGAAAGGGGTCCCCGAACACAAGCTTAAGGAATATCTTCAGGCAGAACTCGGTCAGGGAGGTGCTGCTGATGATAGCCTTGGGTTCTCACTTATACCAGATAATGTCACCGCTTTCGCCAATTACACCGGGAGAATCACTGCAGGCTCATCC encodes:
- a CDS encoding Alpha/Beta hydrolase protein, yielding MHLNFLALVSLPLLASAWTASKYGDNSLSFNTSSGIFAPFFEPSYPDVAAFLDIPFAETPVGDLRFAPPLAKKYPGDKVIQATKLPRGCIQYVPLLLRGTVADSLVSAANFQRGDYANTTEDCLRLSLFIPKNSIAEKKGAKDGRLPVVIWIHGGGYMIGGTNVPYQLAQPWVQRSQKHIVVQTQYRLNIFGLPNAAGLAKEGKNLNLALLDQRLAVKWVRDNIARFGGDPNRITLWGESAGAYATDGYLFAWPRNPIVKGVIADSGNALAIEGSLGDARNHSTFSIAAKHLGCGDLSPEKELQCMKGVPEHKLKEYLQAELGQGGAADDSLGFSLIPDNVTAFANYTGRITAGSSKFPTNVPLLIGTNTNEGAAVIPYNFPGYETATEIPANLKPVANGFGLNLQCTTLKESRLRSEAGARTFQYLYAGNFTNVSPLPWLGAYHTAELPQIFGTHDIEGPSTKFERKVSERMQDLYLSFASDPVHGLERDGWSVARAQSGRSKLVRWAGNGKVEQIVDAKRLINECTRNGIAV
- a CDS encoding uncharacterized protein (expressed protein); this translates as MPGYKFIFSILAFWLLQNNFTICLSFCPVIHSVSLTCELAPFQRLPFCHRAKACRPPSAVNHGFRLFNWSTNPIDLYFTDLDICKIVQHEKLTHG